A section of the Bradyrhizobium oligotrophicum S58 genome encodes:
- a CDS encoding alpha/beta fold hydrolase → MPGGSVGDLTVHYRTAAISGVNVFYREAGPADGPVVLLLHGFPTSSHMFRNLIPNLAHRYRIIAPDYPGFGQSDAPDRNRFSYSFANYAEMIDALLNQLGAKRYTMYVMDYGAPVGYRLALKHPERVTALIIQNGNAYEEGLREAWDPIKAYWREGTEERRNALSSLVSLRATKFLYTDGVRDLTRISPDNWVQDQALLDRPGNKDIQLDLLYDHATNIPLYPAFQAFFRERKPPALILWGKNDKVFAEAGAHSYLRDLPDAELHILDTGHFALEDQLDVMAPLISDFLDRTNERP, encoded by the coding sequence ATGCCCGGCGGCAGCGTAGGCGATTTAACCGTTCATTACCGCACGGCCGCCATCAGCGGCGTGAACGTGTTCTACCGCGAAGCTGGGCCAGCAGATGGGCCCGTCGTTCTCCTTCTGCACGGCTTTCCGACGTCCTCACACATGTTCCGCAATCTGATTCCGAATCTAGCCCACCGATACCGTATCATCGCGCCGGATTACCCCGGCTTCGGGCAAAGCGATGCGCCGGATCGCAACCGCTTTTCCTATAGTTTTGCGAACTATGCCGAGATGATCGACGCCTTGCTGAATCAACTCGGAGCGAAACGCTACACCATGTACGTCATGGATTACGGCGCACCGGTCGGCTATCGCCTCGCCCTCAAGCATCCGGAGCGCGTGACTGCCCTCATCATCCAGAACGGCAACGCTTACGAAGAAGGATTGCGGGAAGCTTGGGACCCGATCAAGGCGTATTGGAGGGAAGGAACGGAGGAGCGGAGGAATGCGCTTTCATCCCTCGTCTCTCTCCGCGCGACCAAATTCCTATACACCGATGGCGTCCGCGATCTGACGCGCATAAGTCCTGACAATTGGGTGCAAGACCAAGCGCTGCTGGATCGTCCCGGCAATAAGGACATTCAGCTGGACCTGCTCTACGACCACGCGACCAATATCCCGCTTTATCCGGCGTTCCAAGCGTTTTTCCGCGAAAGGAAGCCGCCCGCTCTAATCCTCTGGGGCAAGAACGACAAGGTCTTCGCTGAAGCCGGCGCACATTCCTATTTGCGCGACTTGCCAGACGCCGAGTTACACATCCTCGACACCG
- a CDS encoding putative quinol monooxygenase, which produces MPSKITALLVAHPGKSDELRELLVGLAPHCRAEPGNLRWDVWRDTSNDHHYVLDELYRDITAVEAHRASQHYQAYLARVPELAERTAVIAESVDVR; this is translated from the coding sequence ATGCCGTCGAAGATTACTGCTCTTCTGGTTGCTCACCCCGGCAAAAGCGATGAGCTGAGAGAACTTCTGGTCGGCCTTGCGCCGCATTGCAGGGCAGAGCCCGGTAATCTGCGTTGGGACGTTTGGCGCGACACTTCGAACGATCATCATTACGTCCTTGATGAGCTCTACCGAGATATCACTGCGGTCGAAGCACATCGCGCCTCGCAACATTACCAGGCCTACTTGGCCAGGGTTCCCGAACTGGCCGAACGTACGGCAGTAATCGCGGAATCCGTAGACGTGAGATAA
- a CDS encoding type 1 glutamine amidotransferase domain-containing protein: MTQHVLFIVSNAAVIGPQNRKTGFFFAEVAHPFDVLDKAGIAVEFASLRGGWTPYDAYDEKDPAEKAFLESKAFRRLNRSRKLAEVDAADFDAILVPGGLGPMVDIQRNPIVQNAVVRAWSTGKFVTAVCHGPCALLGVDLGDGKPFVQGKKLTSFSKKEEYDYAREDVPYELEDALRAEGAEYTSVANWEPHVVVDGRLITGQNPASAGRLAKELLAALRKL, from the coding sequence ATGACTCAACACGTCCTGTTTATCGTCAGCAACGCAGCGGTGATCGGCCCGCAAAATCGTAAGACGGGCTTCTTTTTCGCCGAGGTCGCGCATCCGTTCGATGTTCTTGACAAGGCAGGCATCGCCGTTGAGTTCGCTTCCTTGAGAGGCGGATGGACGCCCTACGATGCCTACGACGAGAAAGATCCTGCGGAAAAGGCCTTTCTTGAAAGCAAGGCTTTTCGCCGCCTCAATCGCAGCCGCAAACTTGCCGAGGTGGATGCTGCGGATTTTGATGCCATTCTCGTGCCCGGCGGGCTCGGGCCGATGGTCGACATCCAGCGTAACCCCATCGTTCAAAATGCAGTCGTGCGCGCCTGGAGCACGGGAAAATTCGTGACGGCCGTTTGTCACGGTCCGTGCGCGCTTCTCGGGGTGGACCTTGGCGATGGCAAGCCATTCGTGCAGGGCAAGAAGCTGACTTCGTTCTCGAAGAAGGAAGAGTACGACTACGCGCGCGAAGATGTTCCCTACGAACTTGAGGACGCCCTGCGGGCAGAGGGCGCCGAATATACGTCCGTGGCAAACTGGGAACCTCACGTTGTCGTCGATGGACGTCTCATCACCGGCCAGAATCCCGCCTCAGCCGGGCGCCTGGCAAAAGAGCTGCTGGCAGCACTGAGAAAATTATAA
- a CDS encoding helix-turn-helix domain-containing protein produces MALVTHGDQKYQNSEKLAAANDWPGLSIEHRKFEAGRQATPVPICTELVMLLSGGGMVCRTGNGEVQKSLARPGMSYLVPVGTQESHLELSDRMECLHLYLPPALLDQSALADFNIDPARIEIAYAHGLTDQVLFHICSPLRDLLHRPRQSTDALFVEGIQVALAAHLLGNYTIDRWRAPDRSPSLDPRRLQRVLDYIESSLGDEIRLEDLAAQACLSPYHFSRLFREATGLSPHRYVTDRRVQAARHELARNRLSLVEIALEFGFGSQANFTRVFRKAASLTPGQYRELCCGQIEVNADRSDAEYRRDCS; encoded by the coding sequence ATGGCGCTCGTGACTCATGGAGATCAGAAGTACCAGAACAGCGAGAAGCTCGCGGCGGCCAACGATTGGCCAGGGCTGAGCATCGAACATCGCAAGTTCGAAGCGGGGCGCCAGGCGACGCCGGTGCCTATCTGCACCGAACTGGTGATGCTACTGTCCGGCGGCGGGATGGTGTGTCGCACCGGCAACGGTGAAGTCCAGAAAAGCCTCGCGCGCCCCGGCATGAGCTACCTCGTTCCGGTCGGGACGCAGGAGAGCCATCTCGAGCTTTCGGACCGGATGGAGTGTCTTCACCTCTACCTCCCGCCGGCGCTGCTGGACCAGAGCGCGCTTGCGGACTTCAATATCGATCCGGCAAGGATCGAGATCGCCTACGCCCACGGTCTGACGGACCAGGTGCTCTTCCACATCTGCTCGCCGCTTCGGGATCTGCTTCATCGTCCGCGCCAGTCGACTGACGCGCTGTTCGTGGAGGGAATTCAAGTCGCGCTTGCAGCGCATCTTCTGGGCAACTATACGATCGACCGCTGGCGTGCGCCCGACAGGTCTCCGTCGCTCGATCCACGGCGCCTGCAGCGCGTGCTCGATTATATCGAGTCGTCTCTGGGAGACGAAATCAGACTCGAGGATCTGGCGGCTCAGGCCTGTCTCAGCCCCTATCATTTCTCCCGGCTGTTTCGCGAGGCGACGGGATTGTCACCGCACCGATACGTGACCGATCGGCGCGTCCAGGCTGCGCGGCACGAGCTCGCGCGCAACCGACTGTCGCTGGTCGAAATCGCCCTGGAGTTCGGTTTTGGCTCGCAAGCAAACTTCACGCGCGTCTTCCGCAAGGCCGCAAGCCTTACGCCGGGGCAGTATCGCGAGTTGTGCTGCGGCCAGATCGAGGTGAATGCCGATCGTTCCGATGCGGAGTACCGCAGGGATTGCTCATGA
- a CDS encoding alpha/beta fold hydrolase, giving the protein MKPLISALVAMSIATAVPAVAAEKTVSIVLVHGAFVDGSGWKDTYDILSNAGYEVLVVQQPTISLRDDVAETERVIAKARHPVILVGHSYGGMVITEAGDNPKVQSLVYLAAYAPDAGESVSTLSEGSVPAGEQKGPLVVEGNFIFVDRDKFPTSFAGGVDAATARFMAAAQLPFGLQAVQSKVDRVAWKTKPTYYMVTMEDHIIPPTWLRTMAKRSGAKVTEIKSGHAVMLSHPREVAAFIRSADTSATE; this is encoded by the coding sequence ATGAAGCCGCTTATTTCCGCGCTTGTTGCAATGTCGATCGCAACGGCCGTCCCCGCGGTGGCCGCCGAGAAGACCGTTTCCATCGTCCTTGTCCACGGCGCTTTCGTCGACGGCTCGGGCTGGAAGGACACCTACGACATTCTCTCGAATGCGGGCTATGAAGTGCTCGTCGTCCAGCAGCCGACGATCTCGCTTCGTGACGATGTCGCGGAGACCGAACGCGTGATCGCCAAGGCGCGGCATCCGGTCATCCTCGTCGGACATTCCTATGGTGGCATGGTCATCACGGAGGCCGGCGACAATCCGAAGGTTCAGAGCCTTGTCTATCTCGCGGCATATGCTCCCGACGCCGGAGAGTCTGTCAGCACGCTGTCGGAAGGCTCAGTGCCCGCCGGCGAGCAAAAGGGTCCGCTCGTCGTCGAAGGCAACTTTATCTTCGTCGACCGCGACAAATTCCCGACCTCTTTCGCCGGCGGCGTCGACGCTGCGACCGCGCGCTTCATGGCTGCGGCGCAATTGCCGTTTGGATTGCAGGCGGTGCAGTCCAAGGTCGACCGCGTGGCCTGGAAGACCAAGCCGACCTATTACATGGTCACGATGGAGGATCACATTATCCCGCCGACCTGGCTGCGCACCATGGCCAAGCGCTCGGGCGCGAAGGTGACGGAGATCAAAAGCGGCCACGCGGTGATGCTGTCGCATCCGCGCGAGGTCGCGGCCTTCATCAGAAGCGCGGATACCTCCGCGACCGAATGA
- a CDS encoding aldo/keto reductase: MALKNILPGRLGFGAAPLGNMFRDIPEQEALATVSAAWDDGIRYFDTAPFYGAGLAEIRMGAALADRPRSDYVVSTKVGRLILDEIEDVGARDLGEKGDVFKYGRPNKIVNDYSEDATLRSIEDSLKRLATSHIDIAFVHDVAQDFYGDEWLSVFESARKGAFKALDRLRDEGVIKAWGLGVNRVEPIELLLALEEPRPDGFLLAGRYTLLDHARALQRVIPMVAEHELAIVVGGPYSSGALVGGPNFEYAPAPPEIIDKVGRIKAIADRYGISMKAAGLQFVLANPVVAAVIPGASRPGRIAEDRAALEEVVPVDFWRELRSQALVNSAAPLPG; encoded by the coding sequence ATGGCCCTCAAGAATATTCTGCCGGGAAGATTGGGCTTCGGCGCGGCGCCGCTCGGCAACATGTTTCGCGACATCCCGGAGCAGGAAGCGCTCGCGACGGTGAGTGCGGCCTGGGACGACGGCATCCGCTATTTCGACACCGCGCCCTTCTATGGCGCGGGTCTTGCCGAGATCCGCATGGGCGCCGCGCTCGCCGACCGGCCGCGAAGCGATTATGTCGTCAGCACCAAGGTCGGAAGATTGATCCTGGACGAGATCGAGGATGTCGGCGCCCGCGACCTCGGCGAGAAGGGGGATGTGTTCAAATACGGGCGTCCGAACAAGATTGTGAACGACTATTCCGAAGACGCGACGCTGCGCTCGATCGAAGACAGTCTGAAGCGGCTCGCGACCTCCCACATCGACATCGCCTTCGTGCATGACGTGGCGCAGGACTTCTACGGCGACGAATGGCTTTCGGTGTTCGAAAGCGCACGCAAGGGGGCGTTCAAGGCGCTCGACCGGCTACGCGACGAAGGCGTGATCAAGGCGTGGGGCCTCGGCGTCAACCGGGTCGAGCCGATCGAACTGCTGCTGGCGCTGGAAGAGCCGCGCCCCGACGGCTTCCTTCTCGCGGGCCGCTACACGCTGCTCGACCATGCGAGGGCGCTTCAGCGTGTGATCCCGATGGTTGCGGAGCATGAGCTCGCGATCGTCGTCGGCGGCCCCTACAGTTCGGGCGCGCTCGTCGGCGGCCCGAATTTTGAATATGCGCCGGCGCCCCCGGAAATCATCGACAAGGTGGGGAGGATCAAGGCAATCGCCGACCGCTACGGCATCAGCATGAAGGCGGCGGGCCTCCAGTTCGTGCTGGCTAACCCGGTGGTGGCTGCCGTCATTCCCGGCGCGAGCCGTCCAGGCCGCATTGCCGAGGATCGCGCCGCGCTCGAGGAAGTCGTCCCCGTCGATTTCTGGCGCGAGCTGCGCTCGCAGGCGCTCGTCAACTCCGCAGCTCCGCTCCCCGGTTGA
- a CDS encoding ATP-binding protein, with protein MRTARRQRGAPRQKLTFSFGPFRLVPGRQLLLLDERPVKIGGRAFELLRLLVQRRGELVSKNELMAAAWPGTFVHDSNLKVNMWSLRRSLGDTQIEPIYIATVARRGYKFIADVRVGIGEIEGEPALADPLPLSHAPSPRGIVGREADIVEIADLLAEDRHVTLTGAGGIGKTTVALAVAQAFVSRYRDGVCFIDLATISDPTLFGAALVTALGIRGNTDMGLAAVLDYLRPRQMLLILDNCEHVLPAATIFASKFMTDTSPSRLLATSREPLGTTTEHVVRLGSLSAPSSGLGLSVDQAVRFPAVELFVRRAAEWSDYEFVDEDCDAIAAVCHSLDGLPLAIELAAAQIGRFTPRELLVVLDQRLGFSATGAAAGPPRHETLMATIDWSYRLLSQTEARLFALLSVFSDGFEHEDAVFVAEAAGLTPIDVATALGSLVAKSLLSAVARGASLRYRLLDSTRRYAAERRRGDPACSGAMRRHAERMAALFEQSEEDWKWREPTDWTERYLGRIADLRSALSWSFGEQGDDILGIRLAVAAITLWSETSILSEAQARLEVALALAKRVPCDDLSKAKLACALGWSLFYARKSSNENEVTWLDAIAFARRADSVDLQQRALTGFAFYLLQIGEIARAITYLEEATSLADRDPDSTATSEADKALAWAHAFAGELSKSRPVLDRLASTHSLVRGRSRKDANEVYRFITVRTNMPFVVWMQGQADYAARLAREAVDAADRGGHWVSQSNALGLAALPISLEIGDLDALDMFTERLRRNLERERIWRWVSVERYFSACLRELRSDPRAVEDIRAAIDELIECRFLMRIGSYLAFLARAYLRQGRIAQARDAVTRAIDYQERQGERWCRSELQRVNASILLEDGETVRAEKLLKEALAEARAIGALTFALRIATDLAAHWAATNREIDAVQLLAPIFGEFTEGFGTQDLVRASRLLAQIENRTSGVGL; from the coding sequence ATGCGGACGGCCAGACGGCAACGGGGCGCACCTCGACAGAAGCTGACATTCAGCTTCGGCCCGTTTCGACTGGTCCCCGGCCGTCAGTTGCTTCTTCTAGACGAGCGCCCCGTCAAGATTGGCGGACGCGCCTTCGAGCTCTTGCGGCTGCTGGTGCAGCGCCGCGGCGAGCTGGTCAGCAAGAACGAGCTGATGGCGGCAGCCTGGCCGGGCACGTTCGTCCACGACAGCAATCTTAAGGTCAATATGTGGAGCTTGCGGCGCTCGCTGGGAGATACCCAGATCGAGCCCATCTACATCGCGACCGTGGCGCGGCGTGGGTACAAGTTCATCGCCGATGTCCGGGTCGGCATCGGCGAGATCGAGGGGGAGCCTGCGCTGGCCGATCCGCTCCCGCTTTCGCATGCGCCATCGCCGCGCGGCATCGTCGGCCGCGAAGCCGATATCGTTGAAATCGCCGATCTGCTCGCCGAGGACAGGCACGTGACCCTGACCGGCGCAGGAGGGATCGGTAAGACGACCGTAGCCCTGGCCGTCGCCCAGGCGTTCGTGTCAAGGTATCGCGACGGCGTCTGCTTCATCGATCTCGCGACAATCTCCGATCCTACTCTGTTCGGCGCGGCGCTCGTGACGGCACTCGGTATCCGAGGCAATACGGACATGGGGCTGGCTGCTGTCCTCGACTATCTGAGGCCGCGGCAGATGCTGCTCATCCTCGACAATTGCGAGCATGTGCTGCCAGCCGCCACGATCTTTGCCAGCAAGTTCATGACGGACACATCGCCATCCCGGCTGCTTGCCACGAGTCGCGAGCCGCTCGGCACCACCACTGAGCACGTCGTGCGGCTTGGCTCTCTATCTGCTCCGAGTTCAGGCCTTGGGCTGTCGGTGGATCAGGCCGTCAGATTCCCGGCGGTGGAGTTGTTCGTTCGACGCGCCGCCGAATGGTCGGATTACGAGTTCGTCGACGAGGATTGCGACGCCATCGCAGCGGTCTGTCATTCGCTGGACGGGCTTCCCCTAGCCATCGAATTGGCTGCCGCCCAGATCGGCAGGTTCACCCCGCGGGAGCTGTTGGTCGTCCTCGATCAGAGGCTTGGCTTTAGCGCGACCGGGGCCGCCGCCGGGCCGCCGCGCCATGAAACCCTGATGGCAACGATCGATTGGAGCTACCGGCTGCTGTCGCAGACGGAAGCCAGGCTCTTCGCCCTGCTGTCAGTGTTCAGTGACGGGTTCGAGCACGAGGATGCGGTCTTCGTCGCGGAAGCGGCAGGTCTCACGCCGATCGACGTCGCGACCGCACTCGGCAGTCTCGTCGCCAAATCACTGTTGAGCGCGGTAGCGCGGGGCGCGAGCCTGCGCTACCGGCTGCTCGATAGCACGCGTCGCTATGCCGCCGAGCGGCGTCGGGGCGATCCGGCGTGCAGCGGGGCGATGCGCCGCCATGCGGAGCGCATGGCTGCGCTGTTCGAGCAATCCGAGGAGGATTGGAAATGGCGCGAGCCGACCGATTGGACCGAGCGCTACCTTGGCCGCATTGCCGATTTGAGAAGTGCGCTTTCATGGTCGTTCGGCGAGCAGGGCGATGACATCCTCGGAATCAGGCTTGCGGTTGCTGCGATCACCCTGTGGTCGGAGACCTCCATCCTGTCGGAGGCGCAAGCGCGGTTGGAGGTCGCACTCGCGTTGGCCAAGCGCGTTCCATGCGACGATCTGTCCAAGGCAAAGCTCGCCTGTGCCCTCGGATGGAGCCTCTTCTACGCCCGCAAGAGTTCGAACGAGAACGAAGTCACCTGGCTTGACGCAATCGCATTCGCAAGGCGTGCTGACAGTGTCGACCTTCAGCAGCGCGCGCTGACGGGTTTTGCGTTCTATCTGCTCCAGATCGGCGAGATCGCACGTGCCATCACTTATCTCGAGGAGGCCACCTCGCTGGCCGACCGAGACCCCGATTCGACGGCGACATCCGAAGCCGACAAGGCCCTGGCCTGGGCCCACGCCTTCGCCGGCGAATTAAGCAAAAGCCGCCCGGTTCTCGATCGTCTCGCGTCAACCCATTCGCTAGTCCGGGGGCGTTCGCGCAAGGATGCGAATGAGGTCTACCGCTTCATCACCGTCCGCACCAACATGCCTTTTGTAGTGTGGATGCAGGGGCAGGCCGACTACGCCGCTCGACTGGCGCGTGAGGCCGTTGATGCTGCGGACCGCGGTGGCCATTGGGTGTCGCAGTCGAACGCACTTGGGCTCGCCGCACTTCCTATCTCGCTTGAAATCGGCGATCTTGACGCGCTCGATATGTTCACGGAACGCCTGCGTCGCAATCTGGAACGCGAGCGCATCTGGCGCTGGGTTTCGGTCGAGCGCTATTTCTCCGCCTGCCTGCGCGAATTGCGCAGCGATCCGCGCGCGGTGGAGGATATTCGGGCCGCGATTGACGAACTGATCGAATGCCGCTTTCTGATGCGGATCGGCAGCTATCTGGCTTTCCTCGCTCGTGCTTATCTGCGGCAAGGGCGGATCGCGCAAGCGCGTGACGCCGTCACGCGCGCCATCGACTATCAGGAAAGGCAGGGCGAGCGCTGGTGCCGCTCGGAACTTCAGCGAGTCAATGCATCTATCCTTCTTGAGGATGGCGAAACAGTCCGCGCTGAAAAGCTATTAAAGGAGGCGCTGGCTGAAGCTCGCGCTATCGGCGCGTTAACTTTCGCGCTTCGGATCGCCACCGACCTCGCCGCTCATTGGGCGGCGACAAACCGCGAGATAGACGCGGTTCAATTGCTCGCTCCGATTTTTGGCGAATTCACCGAAGGGTTTGGTACGCAAGACCTTGTTCGTGCCTCCCGATTGTTGGCTCAGATAGAGAACCGTACAAGTGGCGTAGGACTCTAA
- a CDS encoding helix-turn-helix domain-containing protein, with amino-acid sequence MDDRKYLTPEEVSERYRGAVSVGTLRNWRAMRVGPAFVKIGKAVLYPVGELDAWDKRNMVSCRAPGRSPMTGPDQA; translated from the coding sequence ATGGACGATCGAAAATATCTGACGCCAGAGGAAGTCTCGGAGCGCTACCGTGGCGCGGTCAGCGTCGGGACCCTTCGCAACTGGCGAGCGATGCGCGTCGGACCCGCCTTCGTCAAAATCGGGAAAGCGGTCCTATATCCGGTTGGCGAACTCGATGCTTGGGACAAGAGAAACATGGTGTCCTGCCGTGCGCCAGGACGATCACCGATGACTGGGCCTGATCAGGCGTGA
- a CDS encoding JAB domain-containing protein gives MACTTVPTLRPPLDGRPAKSVILQLHSCGATLMHNHPSGDPTPSQADIRMTKTIVDIAKPLGITVHDHIIVGKNGHTSLKGSGLM, from the coding sequence TTGGCGTGCACTACCGTCCCCACTCTCCGTCCCCCGCTTGATGGTCGGCCTGCTAAATCCGTTATTCTTCAATTACATAGCTGCGGCGCTACGCTCATGCACAACCATCCGTCCGGCGACCCGACGCCGTCGCAGGCCGACATCCGCATGACCAAGACGATCGTCGACATCGCCAAGCCGCTCGGCATCACCGTCCACGACCACATCATCGTCGGCAAGAACGGGCATACCAGCCTCAAGGGCTCGGGGTTGATGTAG
- a CDS encoding DMT family transporter, with protein MKGSVEGWGSGALGMTIFSGSLPATRAALEGFAPLFLTGARATLAAVLAALCLTLFRQPLPGRRDLPSLGIVSLGVVIGFPLLTALALRHITSAHAIVFIGLLPLSTAMFGVLRGGERPRPLFWLFAVLGAAAVSGFALSQDDAASPLGDLAMIAAVIVCGLGYAEGAMLTRRLGGWQVISWALVLSAPVMLLLSLMTLPAGPQAITAAAWLGLAYVSVFSMFIGFAFWYRGLARGGTATVGQLQLLQPFLGLAFASLLLHEPVSATMLGAAGAVVLCVALARRWA; from the coding sequence ATGAAGGGATCGGTCGAGGGCTGGGGCAGCGGCGCGCTGGGGATGACGATCTTCAGCGGCTCGTTGCCGGCGACGCGCGCGGCGCTCGAAGGCTTCGCGCCGCTGTTCCTGACCGGGGCCCGCGCGACGCTGGCGGCGGTGCTGGCCGCGCTCTGTCTCACATTGTTCCGGCAGCCGCTTCCCGGCCGGCGCGATCTCCCGTCGCTCGGCATCGTGTCGCTCGGCGTGGTCATCGGGTTTCCGCTGCTGACGGCGCTCGCGCTGCGGCACATCACCTCGGCGCATGCGATCGTCTTCATCGGCCTGCTGCCGCTCTCGACCGCCATGTTCGGCGTGCTGCGCGGCGGCGAGAGGCCACGGCCGCTGTTCTGGCTGTTCGCTGTGCTCGGCGCTGCAGCCGTCTCCGGCTTTGCGTTGTCGCAGGATGACGCCGCATCCCCGCTGGGTGACCTTGCAATGATCGCAGCCGTGATCGTCTGCGGGCTCGGCTATGCCGAAGGCGCGATGCTGACGCGGCGGCTCGGCGGCTGGCAGGTGATCTCCTGGGCGCTGGTGCTGTCGGCCCCCGTGATGCTGCTGCTATCGCTGATGACCCTGCCGGCCGGGCCGCAGGCCATCACGGCTGCGGCCTGGCTCGGCCTCGCCTATGTCTCCGTCTTCAGCATGTTCATCGGCTTTGCCTTCTGGTACCGCGGCCTCGCGCGCGGCGGCACCGCGACGGTGGGGCAGCTGCAACTGCTGCAGCCCTTTCTCGGCCTCGCCTTCGCCAGCCTGCTGCTGCATGAGCCGGTGTCTGCAACGATGCTCGGTGCAGCCGGGGCCGTCGTGCTCTGTGTCGCGTTGGCGCGGCGATGGGCGTGA
- a CDS encoding aminotransferase-like domain-containing protein encodes MSSATPDLRRGGARTAAIVEAIRQRLVARTLGPGQRLPSIRAFAAAMRVSPATVVEAYDRLAAEGVIRARRGSGFYVADTALPPLALAAGEPRRPRAVDPFWVSRQSLDADAATLTPGCGWLPADWMPQDALRRAVRALARSDGAVLTDYSAARGSAALRRVLQARLASLGIDTSSEQILLTSSGTQAIDLICRMLLRPGDAVLVDDPCYFNFLALLRAHQARIVGVPMTPAGPDIARFEAVLAAERPRLYITNSGLHNPTGATLSLQTAHRLLNAAAAHDMIVIEDDIYGDFEPEPSPRLAALDGLARVILIGSFSKTLSASVRSGYIAAQPDWIEPLIDLQIATGFGGPGQFAAETLAQVLTGGSYRKHIEELRSRLARARPRVAARLQRLGITPWLMPRGGFHLWCRLPEGCTAIEVARSAMEHDVVLAPGDVFSAAQSAAAMMRFNVAHCDDQRVMAALERALK; translated from the coding sequence TTGAGCTCCGCAACACCAGATCTGCGCCGGGGCGGCGCCCGAACCGCTGCCATCGTCGAGGCCATCAGGCAGCGGCTGGTGGCGCGCACGCTCGGTCCCGGCCAGCGTCTGCCCTCGATCCGCGCCTTTGCCGCGGCGATGCGCGTCTCGCCGGCCACGGTCGTCGAGGCCTATGACCGGCTTGCGGCCGAGGGCGTGATCCGCGCCCGCCGCGGATCCGGCTTCTATGTCGCCGACACCGCGCTGCCGCCGCTCGCCTTGGCCGCGGGCGAGCCACGCCGGCCGCGCGCCGTGGATCCGTTCTGGGTGTCGCGGCAATCGCTCGATGCCGATGCCGCGACACTGACGCCGGGCTGCGGCTGGCTGCCGGCGGATTGGATGCCGCAGGACGCGCTGCGGCGCGCGGTCCGCGCGCTGGCACGCAGCGATGGCGCCGTGCTGACCGACTACAGCGCCGCGCGCGGATCGGCTGCATTGCGGCGGGTGCTGCAGGCCCGGCTCGCCAGCCTTGGCATCGACACGTCGAGCGAGCAGATCCTGCTGACGTCGTCGGGCACGCAGGCGATCGACCTGATCTGCCGGATGCTGCTGCGCCCGGGCGACGCGGTGCTGGTCGACGATCCCTGCTACTTCAATTTCCTGGCGCTGCTGCGCGCGCACCAGGCGCGGATCGTCGGCGTGCCGATGACGCCCGCCGGGCCCGACATCGCCCGTTTCGAGGCGGTGCTCGCAGCCGAACGCCCGCGGCTCTACATCACCAATTCCGGCCTGCACAATCCAACCGGCGCGACACTGTCGCTGCAGACCGCGCATCGGCTGCTCAATGCCGCCGCCGCGCACGACATGATCGTCATCGAGGACGACATCTACGGCGATTTCGAACCGGAGCCGTCGCCGCGGCTCGCCGCGCTCGACGGACTGGCGCGGGTGATCCTGATCGGCAGCTTCTCCAAGACGCTGTCGGCCTCGGTGCGGTCGGGCTACATCGCCGCGCAGCCGGACTGGATAGAGCCGCTGATCGATCTGCAGATCGCAACCGGCTTCGGCGGCCCCGGCCAGTTCGCCGCCGAGACCCTGGCCCAGGTGCTGACCGGCGGCTCCTATCGCAAGCACATCGAGGAGCTGCGCTCGCGGCTGGCACGGGCGCGGCCGCGCGTGGCCGCCCGGCTGCAACGCCTCGGCATCACGCCGTGGCTGATGCCGCGCGGCGGCTTTCATCTGTGGTGCAGGCTGCCGGAGGGATGCACGGCGATCGAGGTCGCCCGGTCGGCGATGGAGCACGACGTCGTGCTGGCGCCCGGCGACGTGTTCAGCGCAGCGCAATCAGCTGCCGCGATGATGCGCTTCAACGTGGCGCATTGCGACGACCAGCGCGTCATGGCCGCGCTGGAGCGCGCGCTCAAATGA